The window tatttaaataaaatcagataagaatatttccttaaatttaacatatatgcatagtagtaaataatattaacagtACTAAAAATACTTTGAAAACTTTACAGCTTTGCTGGGAGAGGGATTGGTTACacttatttacaattaaaaactaatatatttgCTTGCAAGTTGAGATACAGAGTAACTAACCTTTCTGCTGGTTTTAATAAACATAACAATAATACATGTTTTAACCCTCTGGGACGGACGTCTGCTAGACACcttttttgaaagtttatatTATCTAAGATCTGTTTTCCAAAACTAcctagggccaatctttaggtgaaggattagggattataataaaattaatcttcgaaagttgtttttgagtactcaattagttaattttgtttgctagtttaagcgcccaatgaaggtgttttaaacttgagcaagatatataaaagtgtaaacagctgttgtcaaaaaaaaaaaaataatacagtttttatgaaaatatacattAACATGTTTGAtttatagattagtatataatATGAGGACTTGACGCCTATTTTGCATTTCGATAACGTTTACacattcagttacgcaacgatcaagaaaaaaaaaagtattcaaacaaaaaactaaattgtaagaaaaagaagaagcaattccatttcgtttcaatgctttacgaattGTATATTCTGCGTTACAATCGtacctacgtttttgtaagacctggttcacactaggaaaatttcgatttttgtatgcgaaataaagataaagaaatatcaaccatctctttctctcacacacaaaaacaaaagtttcccaatgtGTAAACCAGGtctaagttgttgtttatgtggcgaAGAGTCGAaacgaaatgcagaataccaaagttgccaaacggagacaatttcaattcgaattaaaatgcagaatagggaccaatatatgtttttgttttaaatttcattaacttTCTTAtcacatttacaattgtcttcttcttttttataaaacatacatggtttttataacaaacagtgacgttttctgttgtttggTAATGGCAACACtgaaaagtttaattttgtacTCGAAAACTTCAAAAGGGATAAACATcagattaaattttgttttagattaactaatctgattattggCATTTAATTGTCAACTCAAAAACCGTTTCTGTTTAAGGGTCTTAGAGCggatttttctgataaagataatctacattctttgtttaaacctagtttaagatatgtttcgtgtttttcagttatcagtaaagttacttgttatcttagtttaactgagtgtaattggccaattaaacccaagttataagtgagaaaacacaattaacaaaaacaataagacaaagatttcggaagaacaaaaacttgatattttaagtaaattacaattttctgatttgttttgtttcattaattattgttttaattgttaatttaacatttttctaaaatttttcattttacaaaagagatttttgcaaaaaaacagctgtttattgtttatgtttttgagtgaaacgttggcaatactaacaaagttaactgcgcttaaatctaaaactgaaaaacacaatcatcgcttaaagtccgcctaaatttgttccgagtttgaTATAACagtaagttaagcctagtttaactgaggagtaagaaacccggccaaacaaagttaactgatttTACATCGTTAACTGAAAACACACAATCATTGGTTAAAGTCCGTTTAAATTTATTCCGAGTTTAATGttacagcaagttaagcctagtttaacggAGTAGTGAGAAAACCGCCCTAAAGGTCTAGGtggttatttttgtaatattttttagtttcgaCACGACAATGCATGTTAAACAGTGTTTTTTGACAaagtataaattgaaaaatcaatttttttctcgatttttttttggtgtcTATCAAACTACCACATCAGTCAACAGAGGGTTAAatcaaaaagtgttttaaaagatAGTTGAGTTCATTAACTTATATTATCTCTTCATAAATCTGACTGGGAGGTTCTTCGTTGGGTAACTGTTCATAGGTAATATGAACAGATTTTTGACATTTCACAGCCGTTGTATCATCATCGCCACCACTATGTAGCGCTATACAATTGCATTCGGAAACAATACCATTAATAGGCACTTCATAGGCCATTTCATTTCCATTGAGTAGTTGTGTTAAAGGTCGTCCACTTTCAGTTTGTAGAGGTGATAATGGCAATTGTCGAACAACATCAAAACGTTGACTTGGATGATTCGCTGGCATTTGCATGCAAGAGAAGCCTTTGTAATAGGataaatgaaacattttctGGCAATAAATCCACATATAGAGTAGCAGAAAAAGTAAGGCTATACCTAAGGGCAACatgaaaacaataattaaagcTTCGGCTCTTTGATTTCTTTTGAATTCCCAAGGACTGCCATAAACTAAAGTATATGTTGAAACGTTCAAAAAATGATCACCAGTTAGGGCGGTGTTATTAGTTTGAGTTGAATTATTTGTGGTGCTGACGGCGGTAGTGGGTGGTATTTTTTCCGATGGTATACACTGTAGtccattaacatttattttcgatataaatttttcatattttaatatgcGAAATTTCTCCGGATAATTGTGGGCAAATTGATGTAACCACAAACAATCCCAAGGATTTTGATCACATTTTATGCGTACTTGTGCTAGTCTTACATCCGGGATGACTTTATCATAATCCTGTAAAGATTGTAGCTTATTTTGGCTTAAATCGAATAGTAAAACATTTGGTATAGATTTTAATAAACTAttcaaatgtaaaaattttatatgatttccTGTTAGTATAAGACTTTCCAAATTGCTAAGATTCACCAACCATTCGAATGGTAACCATTGTAATTGATtattacttaaatttaattgcTTTAATTTGTTCTCATATGATGTAAATGTTTTCATGACATTGTCACTTAAATCAATGTGTTTAACGGTTGAATGAACATCGTGTAACGTAAAATTTTCTAGAGCACAATGTTTTATGGTGAGATT of the Lucilia cuprina isolate Lc7/37 chromosome 2, ASM2204524v1, whole genome shotgun sequence genome contains:
- the LOC111679159 gene encoding uncharacterized protein LOC111679159, translated to MLFKNNIFQILLMIYMFYIKQIFCNELCWNNEEECNIKTELYKNFELSHGLTMQIDCHLNFTKNHTLDNNHLQTETNDFQTSTKNRFMGIESVMLDGCQTPLNALTYGLEYLPICKSIIKVSIRHFHMDILRPFHCQGDNTQLQLEYLNIQFNEISTIEADSFLSNTPQLRDVYIERNSLKLIHKNAFKAIRSLENLYIVNEPVLMLKFPDLFEYTSVASVHLEALKQMTSDIFEHLPETLQNLYVANTPLDNVAVQLRNSLVLRNLTIKHCALENFTLHDVHSTVKHIDLSDNVMKTFTSYENKLKQLNLSNNQLQWLPFEWLVNLSNLESLILTGNHIKFLHLNSLLKSIPNVLLFDLSQNKLQSLQDYDKVIPDVRLAQVRIKCDQNPWDCLWLHQFAHNYPEKFRILKYEKFISKINVNGLQCIPSEKIPPTTAVSTTNNSTQTNNTALTGDHFLNVSTYTLVYGSPWEFKRNQRAEALIIVFMLPLGIALLFLLLYMWIYCQKMFHLSYYKGFSCMQMPANHPSQRFDVVRQLPLSPLQTESGRPLTQLLNGNEMAYEVPINGIVSECNCIALHSGGDDDTTAVKCQKSVHITYEQLPNEEPPSQIYEEII